A single genomic interval of Chitinophaga sp. 180180018-3 harbors:
- a CDS encoding sigma-70 family RNA polymerase sigma factor, producing the protein MKYEDLAEAELLQLIAADNGVAYEVLYNRYWQPLFLFAYKRLKNKDESKDAVQDVFINLWKRRHTLELTASLRNYLFTAVRYELLKRIAQSRNVAMGEEIEDTLPAGQDTMDLLNEKALQLALANAVAHLPAKMKEIYLMSRHQHKTVAVIARELVLSEQTVKNQLTKALLRLRQHLKEATVIPMLLPCAFYFLNI; encoded by the coding sequence ATGAAATACGAAGATCTCGCCGAAGCCGAATTATTACAACTGATAGCTGCCGATAATGGCGTTGCGTATGAAGTGTTATATAACCGGTATTGGCAACCGCTTTTTCTTTTTGCATATAAGCGCCTTAAAAATAAGGACGAGTCGAAGGATGCCGTCCAGGACGTGTTTATCAATCTATGGAAACGCCGGCATACACTGGAGTTGACGGCTTCGTTGCGTAATTATCTTTTCACTGCCGTGAGATATGAATTGCTAAAACGGATCGCACAATCGAGGAATGTGGCGATGGGAGAGGAAATAGAGGATACATTGCCTGCCGGACAGGATACTATGGACCTGCTGAATGAAAAAGCATTGCAGCTGGCACTGGCCAACGCTGTAGCACACCTCCCCGCTAAAATGAAAGAAATATACCTGATGAGCAGGCATCAACATAAAACTGTTGCTGTCATTGCCCGGGAGCTCGTTCTATCGGAGCAAACCGTAAAAAACCAATTAACCAAAGCCCTGCTTCGTCTGCGTCAGCACCTGAAAGAAGCCACCGTTATCCCCATGCTGCTCCCCTGTGCTTTTTATTTCCTTAACATTTAG
- a CDS encoding FecR domain-containing protein, whose amino-acid sequence MSTSEFRKIVERYLEGTASVVDQAMIEAWLAATEDNPVDLAGEELQQVRAEMLQHLRAHNGHEWSPEAYADRQPEPSMDIIVQEDEKNLKPSVRRLTVWFQRVAAVLIIVLAGVSGVYYWRLTNKKNAPVALATQAPVNQYRVRVPVTRAIRKIMLPDSTLVILNRASSLHYNMPFDTNSREVFLDGGEAFFEVTRNSGNPFKVHAGKTTTTVLGTAFNVRLYDSAASVSIAVKSGKVKVSAGIQAADSSVILQREQGVAINTAENSVHTFSQSARVTTAWWDEVLVFHQQSMEDVVAILENHFRVKIYMKTPSPQRYQVSGDFSGSRKLTDILDAICLVHRLSYKKKNNEYFIY is encoded by the coding sequence ATGAGTACATCCGAATTCAGGAAAATAGTTGAACGTTATCTGGAAGGTACTGCCAGTGTCGTAGATCAGGCCATGATTGAAGCATGGCTGGCAGCTACGGAAGATAATCCCGTGGATCTTGCCGGGGAGGAACTGCAGCAGGTGCGTGCTGAAATGTTGCAGCACCTGAGAGCGCATAATGGACATGAATGGAGCCCAGAAGCCTATGCCGACCGGCAGCCGGAGCCATCAATGGATATAATTGTACAGGAAGATGAGAAGAACCTGAAGCCATCTGTTCGCCGTCTTACGGTGTGGTTTCAGCGGGTGGCTGCTGTGCTTATTATAGTGCTGGCGGGTGTTTCCGGTGTTTATTACTGGCGCCTGACCAATAAAAAAAATGCGCCTGTTGCTCTTGCAACGCAGGCTCCGGTAAATCAATACCGGGTACGTGTACCCGTTACCCGCGCGATCAGAAAGATCATGCTGCCCGACAGCACGCTGGTGATACTGAACCGGGCCAGTAGCCTGCATTATAACATGCCGTTTGATACAAACAGCCGCGAGGTATTTCTCGATGGAGGTGAAGCTTTCTTTGAAGTAACACGTAACTCCGGAAACCCGTTTAAAGTGCACGCCGGTAAAACCACCACTACAGTACTAGGCACCGCGTTTAATGTGCGGTTGTACGATAGTGCCGCCAGTGTAAGCATAGCCGTGAAATCGGGTAAGGTAAAGGTTTCCGCCGGAATACAGGCAGCTGATAGCAGTGTTATTCTGCAAAGGGAGCAGGGAGTAGCCATAAACACAGCAGAAAATAGCGTTCACACTTTTTCACAATCAGCCAGGGTCACTACTGCATGGTGGGATGAAGTACTGGTGTTCCATCAACAGTCAATGGAGGATGTTGTAGCAATACTGGAAAACCATTTCCGGGTAAAGATATATATGAAAACGCCGTCGCCGCAACGCTATCAGGTATCCGGCGATTTTTCGGGCAGCCGTAAACTAACCGACATTCTCGATGCAATATGTCTGGTGCATCGTCTTTCTTACAAAAAAAAGAACAATGAATATTTCATCTATTAA
- a CDS encoding TonB-dependent receptor: MRLSLLTTCCALAGLSLWAKSLEGQNLKRSLTLKTTATDLSSVLKQIARQAHLRLVYDARETNQLRLDALTTDGMRAEDLLDSLLAPTPLAYREVNDLLVIYRKDEQEFGLKGKVVDAVTKEPLPGVTVFLKGTKRGMATNNTGEFSIASVKPGDILIVSYVGYTTKEIEITGSGFLTIALHGGNANIKDVVVVGYGTQKKVNLTGAVSQIDAGVIESRPIANLGQALQGAIPNLNVNFGDGRPGGNATLNIRGFTSISGGAPLVLIDGIPGDINTVNPRDIESVSVLKDASSAAIYGARGAFGVILLTTKRGKAGKMQISYGTNIGRADQTTSTNFITNGYDAAMLNDEAFKITLGKTYTGYTDEDYAELLKRKTDPSLPSVVVQNRKGKDMYIYYGNTDWWHTMFRDVMPSNEHSININGGTDKVNYMVSGRYYQKKGMMRISQDVYNSYNLRAKIEAQVKPWFTLTNNTQFNANDYTYPGSGPNSNFVSVSVHALPSYVPVNPDGTATYRTELNNYTIGDGIYADLLHGKSKGGYKQYELINTVGALFKVTSDFNINANYTFSLMNRNSFHRQTAAPWSIFPGVISYVFNDDLWQQDDSRMAHVVNVFGTYSHRFGKHAIDLTAGVNQELQRYKMLYSERTDLLSEDLNEVALGTGDASVNSNNQELALFGVFGRAAYSYADKYLVEFNGRYDGSSRFPSHRRFGFFPSVSAGWRMSEEPFFSPAKNVVNDIKWRASYGALGNQDVRNNYYPYIPIMGMGTNSYVTNGKRTQYVTLPTPISPSLTWEKVNSTNFGVDMSFLRSRLNFTFDWYVRNTKDMLTKGMTLPGVFGAKEPQQNAADLRSKGWEVNLEWRASAVVASKPFNYSVGFNVGDFKAEITKFDNPNKILSDYYPGKRLGDIWGYSVDGYFQSDKEAADWKVDQTQVGNNIFSAPGEWGKLRAGDLKFKDLNGDGVISKGKNTLSDPGDQRIIGNSLPRYTFGFRGAMDWNGFDLSFFFQGVGHQNWYPGSNADKFWGPFSRPYMSFIPTDFQSKLWSPENPNSYFPRLRGYIALNDNGSLKENNDKYLQDIAYVRLKSLILGYSLPASLLNRVKITRCRVYVSGENLFTLTKLKSKYLDPEQLSSDPNLVTTDANGRVYPFSRTFSAGLDITF, encoded by the coding sequence ATGCGCCTAAGTTTGCTGACAACCTGCTGCGCCCTCGCAGGATTGTCGTTATGGGCCAAGAGCCTCGAAGGGCAAAACCTGAAAAGGAGTCTGACGCTGAAAACGACCGCTACGGATCTGAGCAGCGTGTTGAAGCAGATCGCCCGCCAGGCGCATCTGCGGTTGGTGTATGATGCCCGTGAAACCAATCAGCTTCGTCTGGATGCCCTGACAACCGATGGTATGCGGGCAGAAGACCTGCTCGATTCACTGCTGGCGCCAACGCCACTGGCTTACCGGGAGGTAAATGATCTGCTGGTGATATATCGCAAAGATGAGCAGGAATTTGGCCTGAAAGGAAAGGTGGTCGACGCCGTTACAAAGGAACCTTTGCCCGGCGTAACGGTGTTCCTGAAAGGAACCAAACGTGGCATGGCCACCAATAACACCGGCGAGTTCAGCATTGCTTCCGTTAAACCCGGAGATATATTGATCGTATCTTATGTTGGCTATACCACCAAAGAAATAGAGATAACCGGTAGCGGTTTCCTGACCATCGCGCTGCATGGCGGTAACGCCAATATCAAAGATGTAGTGGTAGTAGGATACGGTACGCAAAAGAAAGTAAACCTGACCGGTGCTGTAAGTCAGATAGACGCCGGTGTGATTGAAAGCAGGCCAATTGCCAACCTCGGGCAGGCCCTGCAGGGCGCTATTCCGAATCTGAATGTCAACTTCGGGGATGGCCGGCCGGGAGGTAATGCTACACTTAATATACGCGGTTTTACCTCCATTTCAGGCGGCGCTCCCTTAGTGCTGATTGACGGTATCCCTGGCGATATCAATACGGTGAACCCCAGAGATATTGAATCCGTGTCAGTACTCAAGGATGCATCTTCTGCAGCCATCTATGGCGCACGTGGCGCATTTGGCGTTATACTGCTCACCACTAAAAGAGGTAAGGCAGGTAAAATGCAGATCAGCTATGGCACTAATATCGGTCGCGCCGATCAGACCACCAGCACCAACTTTATTACCAATGGCTACGATGCGGCCATGCTGAACGATGAGGCGTTCAAAATTACGCTTGGCAAAACCTATACCGGCTATACAGATGAAGATTACGCTGAACTCCTGAAACGAAAAACAGATCCTTCTTTACCTTCTGTGGTAGTACAGAACCGCAAAGGCAAGGATATGTATATCTACTACGGTAATACCGACTGGTGGCATACCATGTTCCGCGATGTGATGCCCTCCAATGAACACAGCATCAATATCAATGGAGGTACCGATAAAGTAAACTATATGGTATCCGGAAGATATTATCAGAAGAAAGGCATGATGCGGATCTCCCAGGATGTCTATAATTCCTACAATCTCCGCGCTAAAATAGAGGCTCAGGTGAAACCCTGGTTTACATTGACAAACAACACTCAGTTTAACGCTAACGACTATACGTATCCGGGCAGTGGCCCTAATAGCAACTTTGTGTCGGTAAGCGTGCATGCACTGCCTTCCTATGTGCCGGTTAACCCCGATGGTACGGCTACTTACCGTACAGAGCTGAATAACTATACTATCGGCGATGGTATTTATGCGGATCTCTTGCATGGTAAGAGCAAAGGGGGATATAAACAATATGAGCTGATCAATACCGTGGGGGCGCTGTTTAAAGTAACATCAGACTTTAATATCAATGCCAACTATACGTTCTCGCTGATGAACCGCAATAGTTTTCACCGGCAAACAGCTGCGCCCTGGTCCATCTTCCCGGGTGTTATCAGCTATGTGTTCAACGATGACCTCTGGCAGCAGGACGATAGCCGCATGGCGCATGTAGTCAATGTATTCGGTACCTATAGCCACCGTTTCGGCAAACATGCCATTGATCTGACTGCGGGTGTTAACCAGGAGTTACAGCGTTATAAGATGTTGTATTCAGAGCGTACTGATCTGTTGTCGGAAGACCTGAACGAAGTGGCCCTGGGTACTGGTGATGCTTCTGTAAACAGTAATAACCAGGAACTGGCCCTGTTTGGCGTTTTTGGTCGTGCAGCCTATAGTTATGCAGATAAATACCTGGTAGAATTCAACGGTCGCTACGATGGCTCTTCCAGATTCCCATCCCACAGGCGCTTTGGCTTTTTCCCCTCTGTATCCGCAGGGTGGCGCATGAGTGAAGAACCATTCTTTTCCCCCGCGAAAAATGTGGTGAATGATATCAAATGGAGAGCGTCTTACGGCGCATTGGGTAACCAGGATGTGCGTAATAACTACTATCCTTACATACCTATTATGGGTATGGGCACCAACAGTTATGTGACCAACGGGAAACGGACACAATATGTTACCCTGCCCACACCGATTTCGCCCAGTCTTACCTGGGAGAAAGTGAACTCCACCAACTTCGGTGTGGATATGAGTTTCCTGCGCAGCCGGCTGAATTTTACTTTCGATTGGTACGTGCGTAATACCAAAGACATGCTCACCAAAGGGATGACCTTACCAGGTGTTTTCGGTGCAAAAGAGCCACAGCAAAATGCAGCAGATCTCCGCTCAAAGGGCTGGGAAGTAAACCTGGAATGGCGTGCATCCGCTGTGGTAGCCAGTAAGCCATTCAATTACAGCGTTGGTTTTAACGTGGGTGATTTCAAAGCTGAGATCACCAAGTTTGATAACCCCAATAAAATCCTTAGCGACTATTACCCCGGAAAACGCCTGGGCGATATCTGGGGTTATAGCGTCGATGGATATTTCCAGTCAGACAAAGAAGCGGCCGATTGGAAAGTGGATCAGACGCAGGTGGGCAATAACATCTTCTCCGCGCCCGGCGAATGGGGCAAGCTGAGAGCCGGTGACCTGAAGTTCAAAGATCTGAATGGGGATGGTGTTATCAGCAAAGGAAAGAACACTTTATCGGATCCGGGCGATCAGCGCATCATTGGTAACTCCTTACCCCGCTATACGTTTGGTTTCAGAGGCGCTATGGACTGGAACGGATTCGACCTCAGTTTCTTCTTCCAGGGAGTGGGCCATCAGAACTGGTATCCCGGCAGCAACGCAGATAAATTCTGGGGACCGTTTTCCCGTCCTTATATGTCGTTTATCCCCACCGATTTCCAGAGTAAGCTATGGAGCCCTGAAAATCCCAACTCCTACTTCCCGAGATTGAGAGGATACATTGCATTGAATGATAATGGTTCGCTGAAAGAGAATAACGATAAGTATCTGCAGGATATCGCCTATGTGCGTCTGAAGAGCCTGATACTGGGTTATTCCCTGCCGGCCTCTTTGCTGAACCGGGTGAAAATTACCCGTTGCAGGGTGTATGTAAGCGGAGAAAACCTGTTCACCCTCACCAAACTGAAGAGTAAGTACCTGGATCCGGAGCAGTTGTCGAGTGATCCGAACCTGGTGACAACTGATGCGAATGGTCGTGTGTATCCTTTCAGCAGAACATTCTCAGCCGGACTGGATATCACCTTCTAA
- a CDS encoding RagB/SusD family nutrient uptake outer membrane protein, with product MKTINLPIICLLVMVFGSCKKFMDRDPQAQISPDNFFKTEKDLKLYINSMYTMVPDAETIYNEDMDNVVKSSTSEFLTGRRQVPVTGGGWSWGELRKINYFLVNCNKVLPAATTRKYAGAAKFFRAWFYFEMVKKFGDVPLYDKPLDVNDDALLHKARDPRQAVMNVVMADIDSAIASLETTKTNELVTKWTALALKSRICLFEGTFRKYHKEFNLPDENKFLQAAADASAELMAGGQYRIYTSSPNSAYRDLFSTKNANPDEIILSRKYSASLQIYHNVNYYTITASYGQPGLEKSLVNSYLMKDGSRFTDKPGFDKIQFYEECQNRDPRLAQTIRTPGYTRIGNTNKLVPDFGAAVTGYQLTKYVTDETQDSYVKNDNDMPVFRYAEVLLNYAEAKAELGQLTQGDIDQSIKLLRDRVGMPNLNVAAANANPDAYEAARYANKSLNGVILEIRRERRIELIIENFRWHDITRWKEGSMLTKQFKGMYFPGPGSFDLDNDGKIDVVIYEGTKPSGPKGPAYLKLGTEIDLENGAAGGSVIVNRNISKTFNEKRDYLYPIPIQERTLNPALTQNPNWVDGL from the coding sequence ATGAAAACAATCAATCTACCTATCATATGCCTGCTGGTAATGGTTTTCGGTTCCTGTAAAAAATTCATGGACAGGGATCCCCAGGCCCAGATCTCCCCGGATAATTTCTTTAAAACAGAAAAGGATCTGAAACTATATATCAATTCCATGTATACGATGGTGCCCGATGCAGAAACCATCTATAACGAAGATATGGACAACGTTGTTAAATCGAGCACTTCCGAATTCCTCACTGGCCGGCGTCAGGTGCCGGTTACAGGCGGAGGCTGGAGCTGGGGTGAGCTGAGAAAGATCAACTATTTCCTGGTCAACTGTAACAAAGTATTGCCGGCTGCCACCACACGAAAATATGCAGGCGCTGCAAAGTTTTTCCGCGCCTGGTTCTATTTTGAAATGGTGAAGAAATTCGGAGACGTGCCTTTGTACGATAAACCGCTGGATGTGAACGATGATGCGCTGTTACATAAAGCGAGGGACCCACGTCAGGCGGTGATGAATGTAGTGATGGCAGATATTGATTCGGCCATTGCATCGCTGGAAACCACGAAAACGAACGAGCTGGTAACGAAATGGACTGCCCTGGCTTTGAAATCCCGTATCTGTTTGTTTGAAGGTACATTCAGGAAGTATCATAAGGAATTTAACCTGCCTGACGAAAACAAATTCCTGCAGGCCGCCGCCGATGCATCAGCTGAGCTGATGGCAGGAGGGCAGTACCGTATCTACACCAGCTCGCCTAACAGTGCTTACCGCGATCTGTTTTCCACAAAGAATGCCAATCCGGATGAAATCATTCTGAGCAGAAAGTACAGCGCTTCATTGCAGATCTATCATAACGTGAACTACTATACGATCACCGCTTCCTACGGGCAGCCTGGTTTGGAGAAGAGTCTGGTAAACAGCTACCTGATGAAAGACGGCAGTCGCTTCACCGACAAACCGGGTTTCGACAAAATACAGTTCTACGAAGAATGCCAGAACCGCGACCCGCGCCTGGCGCAAACCATCCGCACGCCGGGTTATACAAGGATTGGCAACACCAATAAATTAGTACCTGATTTCGGTGCCGCAGTAACGGGTTATCAGCTAACCAAGTACGTTACGGATGAAACGCAGGACTCCTACGTAAAGAACGATAACGATATGCCGGTTTTCCGCTACGCGGAAGTGCTGCTGAACTATGCCGAAGCAAAAGCAGAACTAGGCCAACTCACGCAGGGCGATATTGATCAGTCCATCAAACTGTTGCGCGACAGGGTAGGGATGCCCAACCTGAATGTAGCTGCCGCCAACGCCAATCCTGATGCATATGAAGCCGCCCGCTATGCCAATAAATCATTAAATGGAGTGATCCTCGAAATCCGCCGGGAGCGCAGGATTGAGCTGATAATAGAAAATTTCCGCTGGCATGATATCACTCGTTGGAAAGAAGGAAGTATGCTGACCAAACAATTTAAAGGCATGTATTTCCCTGGTCCGGGTTCTTTTGATCTCGACAATGATGGTAAGATAGATGTGGTTATTTATGAAGGCACTAAACCCAGCGGCCCCAAAGGCCCTGCTTATCTTAAATTAGGCACTGAAATAGACCTGGAAAACGGTGCAGCAGGTGGTTCAGTAATCGTCAACAGGAATATCTCCAAAACCTTCAACGAAAAGAGGGATTATCTCTATCCTATTCCCATTCAGGAACGTACGCTGAATCCTGCGCTGACGCAGAATCCGAATTGGGTAGACGGGTTGTAG
- a CDS encoding VOC family protein, whose product MQLNHLNLSVKDVQATRIFFETYFDFRCTDSKPNDKLSVLNGKDGFVLVLMHEQLNQKGNSTYPDMFHLGFYLEDEEAVNNTYQRLLAGGILPGQAPQRIRKNFGFYFTWDTFMIEITTPVKD is encoded by the coding sequence ATGCAACTTAATCATTTGAATCTCAGCGTAAAAGATGTACAGGCAACACGCATCTTTTTCGAAACCTACTTCGATTTTCGCTGTACAGATTCCAAACCCAACGACAAACTATCTGTACTAAACGGTAAGGATGGTTTTGTTTTGGTGTTAATGCACGAACAACTGAATCAGAAAGGCAACAGCACCTACCCGGATATGTTTCATCTGGGATTTTACCTGGAAGATGAGGAAGCAGTCAATAACACCTATCAACGCCTGCTGGCCGGAGGTATCCTGCCCGGGCAGGCACCGCAAAGGATCAGGAAAAATTTCGGATTTTATTTTACCTGGGATACCTTCATGATTGAAATCACGACCCCTGTTAAAGATTAA
- a CDS encoding HAD-IIIA family hydrolase encodes MTLFLDRDGVINDEIKDGYVLRPDMFHFSAGVLSAMPLLARRFSRILIVTNQRCIGRGLLTTAGLQEIHTGMVQQIVQHGGRIDKIYFCPDVESNSPCRKPATGMGLQAQTDFPEIDFREAVMVGNTLSDMQFGKSLGMKTVFIPSTRPETPFPHPLIDQRYENLLQFAEAIQ; translated from the coding sequence ATGACGTTATTCCTCGACAGGGATGGGGTGATCAACGATGAAATAAAGGATGGGTATGTGCTCCGCCCCGATATGTTTCATTTCAGTGCCGGCGTGTTGAGCGCGATGCCTTTACTGGCCCGCCGCTTCTCCCGCATCTTAATAGTTACCAACCAGCGTTGTATTGGCCGCGGCCTGCTGACCACAGCAGGACTACAGGAAATACACACCGGTATGGTGCAACAGATTGTTCAGCATGGAGGCAGAATAGATAAGATCTACTTCTGCCCGGATGTAGAAAGCAACAGTCCTTGTCGCAAACCCGCCACAGGAATGGGGCTACAGGCACAAACAGATTTTCCGGAGATTGATTTCAGGGAAGCAGTGATGGTGGGTAATACGCTGAGCGATATGCAGTTTGGCAAAAGCCTGGGTATGAAAACCGTTTTCATTCCTTCCACACGCCCGGAAACACCCTTTCCTCATCCGCTGATCGATCAACGCTACGAAAACCTGTTGCAGTTCGCAGAAGCAATACAATAA
- a CDS encoding nucleotidyltransferase family protein codes for MTSECIVLAGGLGTRLRSVVADRPKCMAPLNGQPFLYYLLRYLHQQGIGHAVLSLGYLSEQVIDWCNSTFLPLRVSFAVEPEPLGTGGGIIHALPFLENDETFIVNGDTFFEADLNVLHEFHHSHNSSLSLALKPLQQFDRYGSILLNASQQISAFREKQYCESGLINGGIYLTTASFLKSLSLPAKFSFEKEVLEPGVATGNLYGFISDTYFIDIGIPEDYEAAKLKLIPISQ; via the coding sequence ATGACCAGCGAGTGTATAGTACTGGCGGGCGGACTGGGCACCAGGCTTCGCAGTGTGGTGGCCGACCGGCCAAAGTGTATGGCGCCGCTCAACGGGCAGCCATTTCTCTACTACCTGCTCCGGTACCTGCATCAGCAGGGCATCGGTCATGCTGTGCTTTCACTGGGCTACCTGTCGGAGCAGGTGATCGACTGGTGTAACAGCACGTTCCTTCCGCTTCGTGTATCCTTTGCCGTAGAACCGGAACCCCTGGGTACCGGCGGTGGTATTATTCATGCGCTCCCCTTCCTGGAGAACGATGAAACGTTTATAGTGAACGGCGATACCTTTTTTGAAGCGGACCTCAATGTCCTCCATGAATTCCACCACTCCCATAACAGCTCGTTGTCACTGGCACTGAAACCGCTGCAGCAATTCGACCGCTATGGCAGCATATTGTTGAATGCCAGTCAACAGATCAGCGCTTTCCGGGAAAAGCAGTATTGCGAATCGGGCCTGATCAACGGTGGAATATACCTGACAACAGCCAGCTTCCTGAAAAGCCTGTCTCTGCCGGCGAAATTCTCCTTTGAAAAAGAAGTGCTGGAGCCGGGAGTAGCTACCGGGAACCTCTATGGATTCATCAGCGATACCTATTTCATCGATATCGGTATCCCGGAGGATTATGAAGCGGCCAAACTCAAACTAATACCGATTAGCCAATGA
- a CDS encoding D-sedoheptulose 7-phosphate isomerase — protein MKQHIINTLRASMAVKAAICEDEQLLNTIGLVADAITHSLQSGHKILFCGNGGSAADAQHLAAEFSGRFYKDRTPLYAEALHCNTSYLTAVGNDYGYDQVYSRIVRGIGRQGDILVALSTSGNSANIIEAIKVAKEQGMLVVSMTGATGGKMKDGSDFLINVPSTDTPRIQEAHITVGHIICETVENNLFGA, from the coding sequence ATGAAACAACATATCATCAATACACTCCGGGCAAGCATGGCCGTAAAAGCAGCCATCTGTGAGGATGAACAACTGCTGAATACCATCGGGCTGGTGGCGGATGCCATTACACATAGCCTGCAATCCGGCCATAAGATACTGTTTTGTGGTAACGGCGGCAGCGCTGCTGATGCACAACACCTGGCCGCTGAATTTTCCGGACGTTTTTATAAAGACCGTACTCCTCTATACGCCGAAGCTTTGCACTGTAATACCTCTTACCTGACAGCTGTAGGCAACGACTATGGTTATGACCAGGTTTATTCCCGGATTGTAAGAGGCATCGGCCGGCAGGGCGATATACTGGTGGCACTGTCTACTTCGGGCAATTCTGCCAATATCATCGAAGCCATCAAAGTAGCTAAGGAACAGGGCATGCTGGTAGTAAGCATGACAGGTGCTACAGGTGGTAAGATGAAAGATGGCAGCGACTTCCTCATCAATGTGCCATCAACCGATACACCGCGTATCCAGGAAGCACATATCACCGTTGGTCATATTATTTGCGAAACAGTTGAAAACAACCTGTTCGGAGCATGA
- a CDS encoding dehydrogenase — translation MIYRSKAPLRIGLAGGGTDVSPYSDLYGGAILNATISLYARVAIEPLENGKIIFECADRKESATYDAVYPIPLDGQLDIFKGIINRIHKDYTPLPSAGFRLTTFVDAPAGSGLGTSSTLMVAVLGAFAEWLKLPLGEYDLAHLAYSVEREDLQQAGGKQDQYAATFGGVNFMEFYRDDKVIVNPLRIKDVYLHELENNLVLFYTSTSRLSSSIISEQQKNVTEKKDDSIEAMHHLKEQAVMMKEALLRGTIDKIGEILDYGFQYKKKMAKGISNTQLDEIYEAARKAGASGGKISGAGGGGFMIFYCPGNSRFAVVNALQGFGGDVKRYNFTQHGMQTWKI, via the coding sequence ATGATCTACAGGAGTAAAGCACCATTGAGAATAGGATTAGCCGGAGGAGGTACAGATGTAAGCCCGTACTCCGACCTGTATGGCGGAGCTATCCTGAATGCTACTATTTCATTGTATGCCCGTGTTGCCATAGAGCCGCTGGAAAATGGGAAAATTATTTTTGAGTGTGCCGACAGGAAAGAATCAGCTACCTACGACGCCGTATATCCTATACCGTTAGACGGACAACTGGATATTTTTAAAGGAATCATCAACCGTATTCATAAAGACTATACGCCATTACCTTCCGCCGGCTTCCGCCTCACCACCTTTGTGGATGCCCCTGCCGGCTCCGGCCTGGGTACCTCTTCCACGCTGATGGTAGCGGTGTTGGGTGCATTCGCTGAATGGCTGAAACTACCGCTGGGCGAATATGACCTGGCCCATCTGGCCTATTCCGTAGAGCGGGAAGACCTTCAGCAGGCGGGTGGTAAGCAGGATCAATATGCAGCCACTTTTGGAGGGGTTAACTTTATGGAGTTTTACAGAGATGATAAAGTGATTGTAAACCCACTCCGTATTAAAGATGTATACCTGCATGAGCTGGAAAATAATCTCGTGCTTTTTTATACTTCTACCAGCCGCTTATCGTCCAGCATCATTTCAGAACAACAGAAAAACGTAACAGAGAAAAAGGATGATTCCATCGAAGCGATGCATCATCTGAAAGAACAGGCTGTTATGATGAAAGAAGCATTGTTGCGGGGTACGATCGACAAGATCGGTGAAATACTCGACTACGGTTTTCAGTACAAGAAAAAAATGGCGAAGGGTATCTCCAATACCCAGCTGGATGAAATTTATGAAGCTGCCCGCAAAGCAGGCGCCAGTGGCGGCAAGATCTCCGGTGCCGGAGGTGGTGGATTTATGATCTTCTATTGCCCGGGAAACAGCCGCTTCGCAGTAGTAAACGCATTACAGGGTTTTGGTGGTGATGTAAAACGATATAACTTTACGCAGCATGGCATGCAGACGTGGAAAATCTAA